A region from the Bacillota bacterium genome encodes:
- the gap gene encoding type I glyceraldehyde-3-phosphate dehydrogenase, whose product MAIKIGINGFGRIGRLVFRVAMADPACEVVGVNDPFITVDYMAYMLKYDTIHGQYTGSIAIEGDKLVVNGKKICVYASKDPAVIPWKDCGAEYVVESTGVFTTTEKASAHLTAGAKKVVISAPAKDKETPTFVCGVNTDKYTKDMLVVSNASCTTNCLAPLSKVINDKFGIVEGLMSTVHSTTATQKTVDGPSMKDWRGGRAAAGNIIPSSTGAAKACALVIPELKGKLTGMSFRVPTLDVSVVDLTVKLAKPTTYEEICKEVKRASENEMKGILGYTDEDVVSSDFISDPRTSIFDAKAGIMLNETFVKLVSWYDNEWGYSNKVVDLIKVMYAADNK is encoded by the coding sequence ATGGCAATTAAGATTGGTATTAACGGATTCGGAAGAATCGGCAGACTGGTTTTCCGTGTTGCAATGGCAGATCCAGCCTGTGAAGTAGTCGGTGTCAACGACCCCTTCATTACTGTGGATTATATGGCGTATATGCTTAAGTATGATACTATACATGGTCAGTATACAGGAAGCATAGCTATTGAAGGTGACAAACTTGTTGTTAACGGCAAGAAGATCTGTGTATATGCCTCCAAAGATCCTGCTGTTATTCCGTGGAAAGATTGCGGCGCTGAATATGTTGTTGAGTCTACCGGCGTATTCACAACAACAGAAAAAGCTAGCGCTCATCTGACTGCTGGCGCTAAGAAAGTCGTTATTTCTGCTCCTGCAAAAGATAAAGAAACACCAACCTTTGTTTGCGGTGTTAACACCGATAAATACACAAAGGATATGTTGGTCGTTTCAAACGCAAGCTGCACAACAAACTGCCTTGCTCCCCTTTCCAAAGTTATCAACGACAAGTTTGGTATTGTTGAAGGCTTAATGTCAACCGTTCACTCAACCACAGCTACTCAGAAGACTGTTGACGGTCCTTCAATGAAAGACTGGAGAGGCGGCAGAGCTGCTGCTGGCAACATTATTCCTTCTTCAACTGGCGCCGCAAAAGCTTGCGCGCTTGTTATTCCTGAGCTTAAGGGCAAACTTACAGGAATGTCATTCCGTGTTCCGACACTTGACGTTTCAGTTGTTGACCTGACTGTTAAGCTTGCTAAGCCTACAACATACGAAGAGATCTGCAAAGAGGTCAAGAGAGCAAGTGAAAACGAGATGAAGGGTATCCTTGGTTATACTGATGAAGATGTCGTTTCATCTGACTTTATCTCTGATCCCAGAACATCTATATTCGATGCAAAAGCTGGTATCATGCTCAACGAGACATTTGTTAAACTCGTTTCCTGGTATGACAATGAGTGGGGCTATTCCAACAAAGTCGTTGATCTTATAAAGGTTATGTACGCTGCTGACAACAAGTAA